One genomic segment of Micromonospora sp. WMMC415 includes these proteins:
- a CDS encoding low temperature requirement protein A — MESVRGTPWPRGVQPSAPGSRTTRLELFYDLVFVFAFLNVTTAVAGNPTLRGLVQGLLVLALLWWAWTGFAVLGNLVRTDQGVVPFVGFAATATAFVFALAMPKAFRDLPGGLPGPLVFAVCYFVIRISQVAVFGWMVRQERSRLRRFLPVVPVLAATGFLLIAAVLPQRFAEDRVEHVVRLALWFAAIGVEYGSGLVLPGTGWTVLSAGHWAERHALIVLVALGETIIALGIGPGFTAGLPLSWPIIIAALLGIAVVAALWWAYFDTLALASEQTLHRARVPRVRAALARDAYTYLHTVLVAGIILLALGLKGLLEEGADSSTPTWGLPLPGLDLLALYGGVALYLLGLVALGLRVLGTVRWPSVTAVVLLAVLVPLAAPLGEMLALSVLALATVVLVAVQTVVDAPLRRNVREVALREQVTAEADQTAWRGRHL; from the coding sequence GTGGAGAGCGTTCGGGGGACGCCATGGCCGCGCGGCGTCCAGCCCAGCGCGCCGGGCTCCCGGACCACCCGCCTGGAGCTCTTCTACGACCTGGTGTTCGTCTTCGCCTTCCTCAACGTCACCACGGCCGTTGCCGGCAACCCGACCCTGCGCGGCCTGGTGCAGGGCCTGCTGGTGCTGGCCCTGCTGTGGTGGGCCTGGACCGGCTTCGCGGTGCTGGGCAACCTCGTCCGTACGGATCAGGGCGTCGTCCCGTTCGTCGGGTTCGCGGCCACGGCCACGGCCTTCGTGTTCGCTCTCGCGATGCCGAAGGCGTTCCGGGACCTGCCCGGCGGCCTGCCCGGGCCACTGGTGTTCGCGGTCTGCTACTTCGTGATCCGGATAAGCCAGGTGGCGGTCTTCGGCTGGATGGTCCGGCAGGAGCGCTCGCGGTTACGTCGGTTTCTGCCGGTGGTGCCGGTGCTGGCGGCCACCGGATTCCTCCTCATCGCCGCGGTGCTGCCGCAGCGGTTCGCCGAGGACCGCGTCGAGCACGTCGTCCGGCTCGCGCTCTGGTTCGCCGCCATCGGCGTCGAGTACGGGTCGGGACTGGTCCTGCCCGGCACCGGCTGGACTGTGCTGTCCGCCGGGCACTGGGCGGAGCGGCACGCGTTGATCGTCCTGGTGGCCCTCGGCGAGACGATCATCGCCCTCGGGATCGGACCCGGCTTCACCGCCGGACTGCCGTTGAGCTGGCCGATCATCATCGCGGCGCTGCTCGGCATCGCCGTGGTGGCCGCCCTGTGGTGGGCGTACTTCGACACGCTGGCGCTGGCCTCCGAGCAGACGCTGCACCGGGCGCGGGTTCCCAGAGTCCGCGCCGCTCTTGCCCGGGACGCGTACACCTACCTGCACACGGTGCTGGTGGCGGGGATCATCCTGCTCGCGTTGGGCCTCAAGGGCCTGTTGGAGGAGGGCGCCGATTCGTCCACGCCGACCTGGGGGCTGCCGCTGCCCGGCTTGGACCTGCTGGCGCTCTACGGCGGCGTCGCGCTCTACCTGCTCGGCCTGGTCGCACTCGGCCTCCGGGTGCTGGGGACCGTGCGCTGGCCGTCGGTGACGGCGGTGGTGCTGCTCGCCGTCCTGGTGCCGCTGGCCGCCCCATTGGGGGAGATGCTCGCTCTCTCCGTGCTCGCCCTGGCCACCGTGGTGCTGGTCGCCGTGCAGACCGTCGTCGACGCGCCGCTGCGGCGAAACGTGCGGGAGGTGGCGCTGCGGGAGCAGGTGACGGCGGAGGCCGACCAGACCGCCTGGCGGGGCCGCCACCTGTGA
- a CDS encoding long-chain fatty acid--CoA ligase, with the protein MALDVPYRSIPDMFLKRVAASPDRRAFGHPGPDDSPVWLTWEQVAHRAKAIAAGLHGLGVGQEDPVAILANTRLEWVLADFGIMCAGGATTTVYPTTEPEDATYIIADSGSRVLFAENPAQAAKIAGAELPRLTHVVLFDGAADPAAAVPQLTLAELEEQGARALAAEPDLIDMLVAGIGPDHLATLIYTSGTTGRPKGVELLHGGWCWEGVAQAELGLLREDDLQYLWLPLSHSFGKTLLCGATHVGLPTYVDGRVDKLVELLAVVKPTLMCGAPRIFEKVYNKAVTTAQDAGGAKAKIFAWGVRVGKEKVALEQAGKPVPGGLKLKYAVAEKLVFSKLQARLGGRIRVLVSGAAPLSPEIATFFAAANLPISEGYGLTETSAGNFVNPPDGLQIGSVGKAMGDLECRIDTDGEILIKGRPVMRGYHNLPEETAAAFTEDGYFRTGDIGTLDEKGYLRITDRKKDLVKTSGGKYIAPSHIEGMFKATCPYTSQAVVIGQARNYCTMLVTLDPDAIKGWAAGTPLEGRSYAEIVASPEAQAMVDEYVAQLNNKLNRWETIKKVTILPRDLTIEDGEITPSLKIKRRGVEKNFAAEIDRMYEGTLAEL; encoded by the coding sequence ATGGCTCTCGATGTACCGTACCGTTCCATCCCTGACATGTTTCTCAAGCGCGTCGCGGCGAGTCCCGACCGCCGCGCTTTCGGTCACCCGGGCCCGGACGACTCCCCGGTCTGGCTGACCTGGGAGCAGGTTGCCCACCGCGCCAAGGCGATCGCCGCCGGGCTGCACGGCCTGGGCGTCGGTCAGGAGGATCCGGTGGCGATCCTGGCGAACACCCGGCTCGAGTGGGTGCTCGCCGATTTCGGCATCATGTGTGCCGGCGGCGCGACCACCACCGTCTACCCCACCACCGAACCGGAGGACGCGACCTACATCATCGCCGACTCCGGCTCCCGGGTGTTGTTCGCCGAGAACCCGGCCCAGGCCGCGAAGATCGCCGGCGCGGAACTGCCGAGGCTCACCCACGTCGTGCTCTTCGACGGCGCGGCGGACCCGGCCGCGGCCGTACCGCAGCTCACCCTGGCCGAGCTCGAGGAGCAGGGCGCCCGCGCCCTCGCCGCCGAGCCCGACCTGATCGACATGCTGGTCGCCGGCATCGGTCCGGACCACCTGGCCACCCTCATCTACACCTCCGGCACCACCGGTCGCCCGAAGGGCGTCGAGCTGCTGCACGGCGGCTGGTGCTGGGAAGGCGTGGCACAGGCCGAGCTGGGTCTGCTGCGCGAGGACGACCTGCAGTACCTGTGGCTGCCGCTGTCCCACTCGTTCGGCAAGACGCTGCTCTGCGGGGCGACCCACGTCGGCCTGCCGACGTACGTCGACGGCCGGGTGGACAAGCTCGTCGAGCTGCTAGCGGTGGTCAAGCCGACGCTGATGTGCGGCGCCCCGCGCATCTTCGAGAAGGTCTACAACAAGGCGGTCACCACGGCCCAGGACGCCGGCGGCGCGAAGGCCAAGATCTTCGCCTGGGGCGTCCGGGTCGGCAAGGAGAAGGTCGCCCTGGAGCAGGCCGGCAAGCCGGTCCCGGGCGGGCTGAAGCTGAAGTACGCGGTGGCCGAGAAGCTGGTGTTCAGCAAGCTCCAGGCCCGCCTGGGCGGCCGGATCCGGGTGCTCGTCTCGGGCGCGGCGCCGCTCAGCCCCGAGATCGCCACCTTCTTCGCCGCCGCCAACCTGCCGATCTCCGAGGGCTACGGCCTCACCGAGACCAGCGCCGGCAACTTCGTCAACCCGCCGGACGGGCTCCAGATCGGCAGCGTCGGCAAGGCGATGGGCGACCTCGAGTGCCGGATCGACACCGACGGCGAGATCCTGATCAAGGGTCGGCCGGTGATGCGCGGCTACCACAACCTGCCCGAGGAGACCGCCGCCGCGTTCACCGAGGACGGGTACTTCCGCACCGGCGACATCGGCACGCTGGACGAGAAGGGCTACCTGCGGATCACCGACCGCAAGAAGGACCTGGTGAAGACGTCCGGCGGCAAGTACATCGCCCCGTCGCACATCGAGGGCATGTTCAAGGCGACCTGCCCGTACACGTCGCAGGCGGTGGTGATCGGGCAGGCCCGCAACTACTGCACCATGCTGGTCACCCTCGACCCGGACGCGATCAAGGGCTGGGCGGCCGGCACGCCGCTGGAGGGCCGCAGCTACGCCGAGATCGTCGCCTCGCCGGAGGCGCAGGCCATGGTCGACGAGTACGTCGCGCAGCTCAACAACAAGCTGAACCGGTGGGAGACGATCAAGAAGGTCACCATCCTGCCCCGCGACCTCACCATCGAGGACGGCGAGATCACCCCGTCGCTGAAGATCAAGCGGCGGGGCGTGGAGAAGAACTTCGCCGCGGAGATCGACCGGATGTACGAGGGCACGCTCGCCGAGCTCTGA
- a CDS encoding terpene synthase, translated as MRTFAVSALHEPPFPAGPHVETARLEGQSIAWAQRFGLITSGHRLRRADAAGLAGRACPGGPVERVRLLADLITWLFVMDDACDEDGLGASPTRLAPTVAVLLDVLDRQGDPGAAQPTGAGPLGDALDDLCRRVRQLGPPGLLLRFTSQVRDYLLALLWEAANREHGRVPLLDEYVQMRRHTGAVQPSFTLTDLAAGGLPGPGRRADPALVALDLLAADLVCWCNDLFSYGKETRDTRDAHNLVTVLVEGSGGDEAVALRAAADRFNGALAAYLAADSALWATGDDVLRTVLRNRRAWIRATYDWSRTAARYA; from the coding sequence ATGCGGACCTTCGCGGTCTCGGCGCTTCATGAGCCGCCCTTCCCTGCCGGACCGCACGTCGAGACGGCGCGGCTGGAAGGGCAGAGCATCGCCTGGGCGCAACGCTTCGGACTGATCACTAGCGGGCACCGGCTCCGCCGGGCGGACGCCGCCGGCCTCGCCGGGCGCGCCTGTCCCGGTGGCCCCGTCGAACGGGTCCGCCTGCTGGCCGACCTGATCACCTGGTTGTTCGTCATGGACGACGCCTGCGACGAGGACGGTCTGGGTGCGTCGCCCACCCGCCTGGCCCCGACCGTCGCGGTGCTGCTCGACGTGCTGGACCGGCAGGGTGACCCGGGGGCGGCGCAGCCGACCGGCGCGGGCCCGCTGGGCGACGCGCTGGACGACCTCTGCCGGCGGGTCCGGCAGCTCGGCCCACCCGGCCTGCTGCTGCGGTTCACCAGCCAGGTCCGCGACTACCTGCTCGCACTGCTGTGGGAGGCGGCCAACCGGGAACACGGCCGGGTGCCCCTGCTCGACGAGTACGTGCAGATGCGCCGGCACACCGGCGCGGTGCAGCCGAGCTTCACGCTGACCGACCTCGCCGCCGGCGGGTTGCCGGGGCCGGGGCGGCGCGCCGATCCGGCGCTGGTCGCCCTCGACCTGCTCGCCGCCGACCTGGTCTGCTGGTGCAACGACCTCTTCTCGTACGGCAAGGAGACCCGCGACACCCGGGACGCGCACAATCTGGTGACCGTGCTGGTCGAGGGGTCCGGCGGCGACGAGGCGGTGGCGCTGCGGGCCGCGGCCGACCGGTTCAACGGGGCGCTGGCGGCGTACCTGGCGGCGGACTCGGCGCTCTGGGCGACCGGGGACGACGTGCTGCGGACGGTCCTGCGCAACCGCCGCGCCTGGATCCGCGCCACCTACGACTGGTCGCGGACGGCGGCCCGGTACGCCTGA
- a CDS encoding TIGR03085 family metal-binding protein, translating into MPRHARSEREALADLLQTLGPDAPTLNEGWSTRDLAAHLVLRERRPDAAGGILLTPLRGYAERVRRRIAARPWPQLVDQVRRPPVWSPVSNPVTDELANTLEFFVHHEDIRRARPDWLPRDLPVALHRALWKRAAPLARVALRRFPADVFVQAPGHGGLSVGRGGEPVRVVGAPGELVLFLTGRQRAARVQVDGPTPVADRLRAARLGM; encoded by the coding sequence ATGCCGCGGCACGCCCGATCGGAGCGCGAGGCGCTCGCCGATCTCCTGCAGACGCTCGGACCGGACGCACCGACGCTCAACGAGGGCTGGAGCACGCGGGACCTCGCCGCCCACCTGGTGCTGCGGGAGCGGCGCCCGGACGCCGCCGGCGGCATCCTGCTCACGCCGCTGCGGGGGTACGCGGAGCGGGTCCGCCGCCGCATCGCCGCCCGGCCGTGGCCCCAACTGGTCGACCAGGTGCGCCGTCCGCCGGTGTGGAGCCCGGTCAGCAATCCGGTGACCGACGAGCTGGCCAACACTCTCGAGTTCTTCGTCCATCACGAGGACATCCGCCGCGCCCGGCCGGACTGGCTGCCCCGCGACCTGCCGGTCGCGCTGCACCGGGCGCTGTGGAAGCGCGCCGCCCCGCTGGCCCGGGTGGCGCTGCGCCGCTTCCCGGCCGACGTGTTCGTCCAGGCGCCCGGGCACGGGGGGCTGTCGGTCGGCCGGGGCGGGGAACCGGTCCGGGTGGTGGGCGCGCCCGGCGAACTGGTGCTCTTCCTGACCGGTCGGCAGCGCGCGGCGCGGGTGCAGGTCGACGGGCCGACGCCCGTCGCCGACCGGCTGCGGGCCGCCCGGCTGGGAATGTAA
- a CDS encoding ABC transporter ATP-binding protein: protein MASGTSRDVLWRGLAVLGRAIREQPRIFAVAVTGSVLFGLMIIASAYVVGAVVGDVVVPAIADGSVEVGALALAAAALFGISVLRVVGIFGRRLGAGYMQFRLQAAYRRRVTRRYLDLPLSWHHRNATGTLLSNANSDVEAAWYPIAPLPFAVGTLVMLVGAVVSLFVTDWALALVGLAVFPALFALNVVYSRRMAPRQARAQRLRAEVSGIAHESFDGALVVKTMGREAQETDRFGARARELRDALVSVGRLRGVFDPMLETLPSLGTLAVLVVGAFRLRQGAISVAELVSVAFLFTVLAFPVRAIGWVLAELPRSVAGWDRVRRVLDASGEMPYGDRVLDPADPRPATLTFTDVHFAYEPVEAHLPGAEVLGEVGFTVPAGKTVALVGPTGAGKSTVASLAVRLVDPRTGTVAIDGVDVRDLTAASLAGTAALVAQVPFVFDDTVRANITLDRPGIGDDDVWAALRLAEADGFVAALPDGLDTRVGERGTSLSGGQRQRLTLARALAGRPRLLVLDDATSAVDPRVEAAILAGLRSPAGHPGAAAASILVVAYRRATIALADEVIYLEQGRVVARGTHTELLATVPGYADLVTAYEQAEVEQAEQRTYDDEVTPPLASGLEMEVDR, encoded by the coding sequence GTGGCGAGCGGGACGAGTCGGGACGTGCTCTGGCGGGGACTGGCCGTCCTCGGCCGGGCGATCCGGGAACAGCCGCGGATCTTCGCGGTCGCCGTGACCGGCAGCGTGCTCTTCGGGCTGATGATCATCGCCAGCGCGTACGTGGTCGGCGCGGTGGTCGGCGACGTGGTGGTGCCGGCGATCGCGGACGGCTCGGTGGAGGTCGGCGCGCTCGCCCTGGCCGCCGCCGCGCTGTTCGGCATCAGCGTGCTGCGGGTGGTCGGCATCTTCGGCCGGCGGCTCGGCGCCGGGTACATGCAGTTCCGCCTCCAGGCCGCCTACCGCCGCCGGGTCACCCGGCGCTACCTCGACCTGCCGCTGTCCTGGCACCACCGCAACGCCACCGGCACCCTGCTCTCCAACGCCAACTCGGACGTCGAGGCCGCGTGGTACCCCATCGCGCCGCTGCCGTTCGCCGTCGGCACGCTGGTGATGCTGGTCGGCGCGGTGGTGTCGCTGTTCGTGACCGACTGGGCCCTCGCCCTGGTCGGTCTCGCCGTCTTCCCGGCGCTCTTCGCGCTCAACGTCGTCTACTCCCGCCGGATGGCCCCCCGCCAGGCCCGGGCGCAGCGGCTGCGGGCCGAGGTGAGCGGCATCGCCCACGAGAGCTTCGACGGCGCGCTGGTGGTCAAGACCATGGGGCGCGAGGCGCAGGAGACCGACCGGTTCGGCGCCCGCGCCCGCGAGCTGCGGGACGCGCTGGTGTCGGTCGGGCGGTTGCGCGGCGTCTTCGACCCGATGCTGGAGACCCTGCCGAGCCTCGGCACGCTCGCGGTGCTCGTGGTCGGCGCCTTCCGGCTGCGGCAGGGCGCGATCAGCGTCGCCGAGCTGGTCAGCGTGGCGTTCCTGTTCACCGTGCTGGCGTTCCCGGTGCGCGCCATCGGCTGGGTGCTGGCCGAGCTGCCGCGCAGCGTCGCCGGCTGGGACCGGGTCCGGCGGGTGCTCGACGCGAGCGGCGAGATGCCGTACGGCGACCGCGTCCTCGACCCCGCCGACCCCCGGCCGGCCACCCTCACCTTCACCGACGTCCACTTCGCGTACGAACCGGTCGAGGCGCACCTGCCCGGCGCGGAGGTGCTCGGCGAGGTCGGCTTCACGGTGCCGGCCGGGAAGACGGTCGCCCTCGTCGGGCCGACCGGCGCCGGCAAGTCCACCGTCGCCTCACTCGCCGTCCGGCTGGTCGACCCGCGCACCGGCACCGTCGCGATCGACGGGGTGGACGTGCGGGACCTCACCGCCGCCTCCCTCGCCGGCACCGCCGCGCTCGTCGCGCAGGTGCCGTTCGTCTTCGACGACACCGTCCGCGCGAACATCACCCTCGACCGGCCGGGCATCGGCGACGACGACGTCTGGGCGGCGCTGCGGCTGGCGGAGGCGGACGGCTTCGTCGCCGCCCTCCCCGACGGGCTGGACACCCGGGTGGGTGAGCGGGGCACCTCGCTCTCCGGCGGCCAGCGGCAGCGGCTCACCCTGGCCCGCGCCCTGGCCGGCCGGCCGCGCCTGCTCGTGCTCGACGACGCCACCAGCGCGGTCGATCCCCGGGTGGAGGCCGCGATCCTGGCCGGGCTGCGCTCGCCGGCTGGCCACCCGGGTGCGGCGGCCGCGTCGATCCTCGTGGTCGCGTACCGGCGGGCGACCATCGCGCTCGCCGACGAGGTGATCTACCTGGAGCAGGGCCGGGTGGTCGCCCGGGGCACGCACACCGAGCTGCTCGCCACCGTCCCCGGCTACGCCGACCTGGTCACCGCGTACGAGCAGGCCGAGGTCGAGCAGGCCGAGCAGCGCACGTACGACGACGAGGTCACGCCACCGTTGGCGTCCGGCCTGGAGATGGAGGTGGACCGGTGA
- a CDS encoding ABC transporter ATP-binding protein: protein MTVPEAPEATETTWRTLRRGLALSPELRVGLAGTLGLALVYMVGRAAVPVAVQQGIDNGIAGGLELGVVWTVVTVTAAVLVVTTTCGYLMMRRLFTVSETALANVRVRAFRHVHDLSMLHQQSERRGSLVSRVTSDVDQITQFLQWGGVILLVNLGQLVVTTAVMLAYSWQLTLVVFAAFGPAVFVIRRVQQRLAGAYGVVRQRTGTLLGAIAESVVGAPVIRAYGIAGRTARRLDEAIDNQRRAQQRAIRISILGSSVGEIAAGVALAGVVLLGVLLGADRTLSIGEVTAFLFLVTLFIQPVQIATEVLNEAQNAIAGWRRVLDVLDVAPDVADPGEQGRELPPGPLDIRFAGVGFAYPGGAPVLHDIDVDIPAKSRVAVVGETGSGKTTFAKLLTRLMDPTEGDVLLSGVPLREVRFASLRSRVVMVPQDGFLFDATVAENVRFARPDLTDDELAAAFTELGLADWLDGLPAGLHTPVGERGEALSVGERQLVALARAYVADPDLLVLDEATSAVDPATEVRLQRTLDAVTRGRTTLAIAHRLSTAQAADEVIVVDRGRIVQRGPHEELVRDPESVYGLLYASWLEQTR from the coding sequence GTGACGGTCCCGGAGGCGCCGGAGGCGACCGAGACGACCTGGCGGACGCTGCGGCGCGGCCTGGCGCTCTCCCCGGAGCTGCGGGTCGGGCTGGCCGGCACGCTCGGCCTGGCGCTGGTCTACATGGTCGGCCGGGCGGCCGTGCCGGTGGCGGTGCAGCAGGGCATCGACAACGGCATCGCCGGCGGCCTCGAGCTGGGCGTGGTGTGGACGGTCGTGACCGTCACGGCGGCGGTGCTCGTCGTCACCACCACCTGCGGCTACCTGATGATGCGGCGGCTGTTCACGGTCAGCGAGACGGCGCTGGCCAACGTGCGGGTCCGCGCCTTCCGGCACGTGCACGACCTGTCGATGCTGCACCAGCAGTCCGAGCGGCGCGGCTCGCTGGTGTCCCGGGTGACCAGCGACGTCGACCAGATCACCCAGTTCCTCCAGTGGGGCGGCGTGATCCTGCTGGTCAACCTCGGCCAGCTGGTGGTGACCACGGCCGTCATGCTCGCGTACTCCTGGCAGTTGACCCTGGTGGTGTTCGCCGCGTTCGGCCCGGCGGTCTTCGTGATCCGGCGCGTCCAGCAGCGCCTCGCCGGGGCGTACGGGGTGGTGCGGCAGCGCACCGGCACGCTGCTCGGCGCGATCGCCGAGAGCGTGGTCGGAGCGCCGGTGATCCGGGCGTACGGGATCGCCGGGCGGACCGCGCGGCGGCTGGACGAGGCGATCGACAACCAGCGCCGGGCCCAGCAGCGGGCCATCCGGATCAGCATCCTGGGCAGCTCGGTCGGCGAGATCGCGGCCGGTGTGGCCCTCGCCGGTGTCGTGCTGCTCGGGGTGCTGCTCGGCGCCGACCGCACGCTCAGCATCGGCGAGGTGACCGCGTTCCTGTTCCTGGTCACGCTCTTCATCCAGCCGGTGCAGATCGCCACCGAGGTGCTCAACGAGGCGCAGAACGCGATCGCCGGCTGGCGCCGGGTGCTCGACGTGCTGGACGTCGCGCCGGACGTCGCGGACCCGGGCGAGCAGGGGCGGGAGCTGCCGCCGGGCCCGCTGGACATCCGGTTCGCCGGGGTGGGGTTCGCCTATCCGGGCGGTGCGCCGGTGCTGCACGACATCGACGTGGACATTCCGGCGAAGAGCCGGGTGGCGGTGGTCGGCGAGACCGGCAGCGGCAAGACCACGTTCGCGAAGCTGCTCACCCGCCTGATGGATCCGACCGAGGGGGACGTGCTGCTGTCCGGGGTCCCGCTGCGGGAGGTGCGGTTCGCCTCCCTGCGCTCGCGGGTGGTGATGGTGCCGCAGGACGGGTTCCTGTTCGACGCCACCGTCGCGGAGAACGTCCGGTTCGCCCGTCCCGACCTGACCGACGACGAGCTGGCCGCCGCCTTCACCGAGCTGGGGCTGGCGGACTGGCTGGACGGGCTGCCGGCCGGCCTGCACACGCCGGTGGGGGAGCGCGGCGAGGCGCTCAGCGTCGGCGAGCGGCAGCTGGTCGCGCTGGCCCGGGCGTACGTCGCCGACCCGGACCTGCTGGTGCTCGACGAGGCGACCAGCGCGGTCGACCCGGCCACCGAGGTGCGGCTGCAACGCACCCTGGACGCGGTGACCCGGGGCCGGACGACGCTCGCCATCGCGCACCGGCTCTCCACGGCGCAGGCCGCCGACGAGGTGATCGTGGTGGACCGGGGCCGGATCGTGCAGCGTGGCCCGCACGAGGAGCTGGTCCGCGACCCCGAGTCGGTGTACGGGCTGCTCTACGCCTCCTGGCTCGAACAGACCAGGTAG
- a CDS encoding DUF2470 domain-containing protein, whose translation MRPSPAEIVRTLVAGRLPGLVHVAHRPGPHHVRHVTDPDGRVLLLVPVVSDLAAALRPTAGGSDVAIVLDVLDLPPAAGAPALGRAWVSGWAEELHGAGARAAAVDFAAVDATGDLLDVGTRFRLFRFEVVEARWERAGSVRRVDPEAYAEAEPDPLHPVEAALLADLADHHAEQLSAYLRRQLGLVDGGADAGPRVVRLDRYGLLVAYGRPGAPRRARLAFPRPVADHAELARLLHPMLCPHVGAGEGRR comes from the coding sequence ATGCGGCCCAGTCCCGCGGAGATCGTCCGTACCCTCGTCGCGGGCCGGCTGCCCGGCCTCGTCCACGTGGCGCACCGTCCGGGCCCGCACCACGTCCGGCACGTCACCGACCCCGACGGCCGGGTGCTGCTGCTGGTGCCGGTCGTCAGCGACCTCGCCGCCGCGCTGCGGCCCACCGCCGGCGGCTCCGACGTGGCCATCGTGCTGGACGTGCTCGACCTGCCCCCGGCGGCCGGCGCGCCGGCGCTCGGCCGCGCCTGGGTCTCCGGCTGGGCCGAGGAGCTGCACGGCGCCGGGGCGCGGGCGGCGGCGGTGGACTTCGCCGCCGTCGACGCCACCGGTGACCTGCTCGACGTCGGCACCCGGTTCCGGCTGTTCCGCTTCGAGGTGGTCGAGGCCCGCTGGGAACGCGCCGGCTCCGTCCGGCGGGTCGACCCCGAGGCGTACGCCGAGGCCGAGCCGGATCCGCTGCACCCGGTCGAGGCGGCGCTGCTGGCCGACCTCGCCGACCACCACGCCGAGCAGCTGTCGGCGTACCTGCGCCGGCAGCTCGGCCTGGTCGACGGCGGTGCCGACGCGGGGCCGCGGGTGGTGCGCCTCGACCGGTACGGGCTGCTCGTCGCGTACGGCCGGCCGGGCGCGCCGCGCCGGGCCCGGCTCGCCTTCCCCCGGCCGGTGGCCGACCACGCCGAACTGGCCCGGCTGCTGCACCCGATGCTCTGCCCGCACGTCGGCGCCGGAGAGGGACGCCGGTAG
- a CDS encoding SCP2 sterol-binding domain-containing protein, with protein sequence MGGAVEAFFLGLGQRGRADLPPRIRGSIRVDLVDGGHTDHWYVDMTAEDAVVVTQEAKPADTVMTTTHEFFERLIRGDTPLIAALFRNEATSAGDPRLVLTFRRFFPAPSGTLDPREVARRQALHGPVWRERLRKTAPVTPG encoded by the coding sequence ATGGGTGGGGCCGTCGAGGCGTTCTTCCTCGGGCTGGGGCAACGCGGTCGTGCGGATCTGCCGCCACGGATCCGGGGAAGCATCCGCGTCGACCTCGTCGACGGCGGTCACACCGATCACTGGTACGTGGACATGACCGCCGAGGACGCGGTCGTCGTCACCCAGGAGGCGAAGCCCGCCGACACGGTCATGACGACCACGCACGAGTTCTTCGAGCGGTTGATCCGCGGTGACACGCCGTTGATCGCCGCGCTGTTCCGCAACGAGGCGACGTCCGCCGGTGACCCCCGTCTGGTCCTGACGTTCCGGCGGTTCTTCCCCGCGCCGTCCGGCACGCTCGACCCACGGGAGGTCGCCCGGCGGCAGGCCCTGCACGGGCCCGTGTGGCGGGAGCGGCTGCGGAAGACGGCCCCGGTGACGCCGGGATGA